One Castanea sativa cultivar Marrone di Chiusa Pesio chromosome 4, ASM4071231v1 DNA window includes the following coding sequences:
- the LOC142632407 gene encoding uncharacterized protein LOC142632407 produces MAFWAPFLLVHLGGPDTITAYSLEDNELWPRRLLELVVQFFVALYVLIKSWASAPVNFLAIPMLIAGIIKFGERIWVLRTASNDVFRDSMLPRPDPGPNYAKFMDGYDAKKAEGFKISVGTIIDTSTVVRHNNFPDALREASYFFRTFKPLFADLILSFQNRENSRSFFQQEKTGKEAFKVIEIELGFMYDLLHTKAGLIHSCLGSICRFVSLLCTISTLIAFLIVDRNDYSTIDTSITFLLLGGAIGLEIYAVIVLLSSDWTKLWLSKQKKPLVDFISKANSFFQFMFWIMFSITSEQEMVGFCGAIQPNESLPQTEVI; encoded by the coding sequence ATGGCATTCTGGGCACCATTTCTTCTCGTGCATCTTGGTGGTCCAGACACCATTACTGCCTATTCATTGGAAGACAATGAATTATGGCCAAGGCGCTTGCTTGAGCTGGTAGTCCAGTTTTTTGTGGCATTGTACGTGTTGATAAAGTCCTGGGCAAGCGCCCCAGTTAATTTTCTAGCAATTCCAATGTTGATAGCTGGAATAATTAAGTTTGGGGAGCGGATATGGGTTCTGCGAACTGCAAGCAATGATGTATTCAGAGACTCAATGCTCCCTCGACCCGATCCAGGACCTAACTATGCCAAATTCATGGATGGATACGATGCCAAGAAAGCTGAGGGATTCAAAATCTCTGTAGGGACAATAATTGATACTTCCACAGTTGTGAGACACAACAATTTTCCAGATGCATTACGTGAGGCCTCTTACTTCTTCAGAACTTTCAAGCCTTTATTTGCAGATCTCATTCTAAGCTTCCAAAATCGCGAAAATAGCCGATCTTTCTTCCAACAAGAAAAGACTGGCAAAGAAGCTTTTAAGGTGATAGAGATCGAGCTCGGGTTCATGTACGATTTACTTCATACAAAGGCTGGTTTGATCCATTCTTGCCTTGGCAGCATTTGTCGTTTTGTCAGTTTATTATGTACTATATCTACTCTTATAGCCTTCTTGATCGTCGATAGGAATGATTACTCAACCATCGACACAAGCATCACATTTTTGTTGCTGGGTGGAGCTATTGGTCTAGAAATTTATGCAGTAATCGTACTACTTTCTTCAGATTGGACAAAGCTTTGGCTGAGTAAGCAGAAGAAACCATTGGTGGATTTCATCTCTAAAGCCAActctttttttcaattcatgTTTTGGATTATGTTTTCTATTACCTCTGAACAAGAGATGGTC